One window of the Niallia circulans genome contains the following:
- the floA gene encoding flotillin-like protein FloA (flotillin-like protein involved in membrane lipid rafts), translating into MLVGGFEIFWIIVVVLAIILLGVLLTFVPVMLWISALAAGVRISIFTLVGMRLRRVIPSRVVNPLIKAHKAGLNVTINQLESHYLAGGNVDRVVNALIAAHRANIELTFERCAAIDLAGRDVLEAVQMSVNPKVIETPFIAGVAMDGIEVKAKARITVRANIERLVGGAGEETIVARVGEGIVSTIGSSDNHKKVLENPDMISQTVLSKGLDAGTAFEILSIDIADVDIGKNIGAELQTEQAEADKKIAQAKAEERRAMAVAQEQEMKAKVQEMRAKVVEAEAEVPMAMSDALRSGNMGVMDYMNLQNITADTEMRGSIGKLTDDQKNKDDE; encoded by the coding sequence ATGCTAGTAGGCGGATTTGAAATATTTTGGATTATTGTTGTAGTATTGGCAATTATTTTATTAGGGGTGCTATTAACGTTTGTGCCAGTAATGCTCTGGATTTCTGCTTTAGCTGCCGGAGTGAGAATTAGCATTTTTACATTAGTAGGGATGCGTTTAAGAAGGGTTATACCAAGTCGCGTTGTAAATCCGTTGATTAAAGCCCATAAAGCGGGATTAAATGTAACAATCAACCAATTAGAAAGTCATTATCTTGCCGGTGGTAATGTTGATAGGGTCGTAAATGCTTTGATTGCTGCCCATCGTGCTAATATTGAGCTAACATTTGAAAGATGTGCTGCAATTGATTTAGCAGGGCGTGATGTATTAGAAGCCGTACAAATGAGTGTTAATCCAAAGGTAATTGAAACACCTTTTATCGCTGGTGTTGCAATGGACGGTATTGAAGTAAAAGCGAAAGCAAGAATTACTGTTCGTGCTAATATTGAAAGACTAGTAGGTGGAGCTGGTGAAGAAACGATTGTAGCCAGAGTTGGGGAAGGTATTGTTTCGACAATTGGTTCTTCTGATAATCATAAAAAAGTATTAGAAAATCCAGATATGATTTCTCAAACCGTTTTATCTAAAGGGTTGGATGCTGGTACAGCTTTTGAAATTCTATCGATTGATATTGCAGATGTAGATATCGGTAAAAACATTGGCGCTGAATTACAAACAGAGCAAGCAGAAGCAGATAAGAAAATTGCTCAAGCAAAAGCAGAAGAGCGTAGAGCGATGGCTGTTGCCCAAGAACAAGAGATGAAAGCAAAAGTTCAAGAAATGCGTGCGAAAGTTGTCGAAGCAGAAGCGGAAGTTCCTATGGCTATGTCTGATGCGTTGCGTTCAGGGAATATGGGAGTAATGGACTATATGAATTTACAAAATATCACGGCTGATACAGAAATGAGAGGCTCTATCGGTAAATTAACAGATGACCAGAAAAATAAAGATGATGAGTAA
- a CDS encoding Na/Pi symporter has protein sequence MIYLILFIILILLFIYGMTLLRTGLFNLSSQSLKNSLEKLTDKPWKGLLVSIIITALLQSSAAVMVLTIGLISARVLTFPQSIGIILGTNIGTTFTTEFITFNMNNYLLPLAILGVLLIIINKYQLRSIGFILFGISIVFTTMRGFKYFAGMMEHHPALNSFFLSLADRPFIALIVGIIITALIQSSTATIGIIMGFLSAGLLPIEIAIAIMLGSNIGSCITSFLASIGTEKSAKLCAYAHIWLNIGGVILFYPFINDLAAIVKNMTAEMDVQLAHASLLFNVLSSLLVLPFAERFGKLIMRLHS, from the coding sequence ATGATTTATCTTATACTTTTTATTATACTTATTCTTTTATTTATTTATGGGATGACCCTTTTACGGACAGGTTTATTTAATTTATCTTCTCAATCACTAAAAAACTCGCTCGAAAAATTGACAGATAAGCCATGGAAGGGGTTACTTGTTTCTATTATTATTACAGCACTTCTTCAAAGCAGCGCTGCCGTTATGGTTTTAACGATTGGACTAATTTCAGCACGAGTCTTAACCTTTCCTCAATCTATCGGGATTATTTTAGGAACAAATATCGGCACCACATTCACAACTGAATTTATTACTTTTAACATGAATAATTATCTGCTGCCACTTGCCATCCTAGGTGTGCTCTTGATTATCATTAACAAATATCAATTAAGAAGTATCGGCTTCATTTTATTCGGTATTTCCATTGTCTTTACAACCATGCGAGGCTTTAAATATTTCGCTGGAATGATGGAACATCATCCTGCATTAAATTCCTTTTTCCTTTCATTAGCAGACCGTCCTTTCATCGCCCTTATAGTTGGCATTATTATAACTGCCCTAATCCAATCAAGTACAGCGACAATTGGGATTATAATGGGCTTTTTATCAGCAGGATTGCTTCCAATTGAAATTGCTATAGCCATTATGTTGGGGTCTAATATTGGTTCCTGTATAACTTCTTTTTTAGCCTCAATAGGCACAGAAAAAAGTGCAAAACTCTGTGCTTATGCCCATATTTGGTTAAATATTGGAGGGGTCATTTTGTTTTATCCATTTATCAATGATTTAGCTGCTATTGTCAAAAATATGACAGCAGAAATGGATGTTCAATTAGCTCATGCAAGCCTATTATTTAATGTTCTGTCCTCGCTCCTAGTTCTACCCTTTGCCGAGCGCTTTGGCAAATTGATTATGCGATTACACAGCTGA
- the yqfC gene encoding sporulation protein YqfC, whose protein sequence is MAKKWGHNLRNWMIKNLELPQDVMMDLPRITMIGQIHIYVENHRGLITFSDKELRLLLKQGQLLIKGKGFVIKTILPEEILLEGKIDQVLYINE, encoded by the coding sequence ATGGCTAAAAAATGGGGACACAACTTGCGGAACTGGATGATAAAAAATTTAGAACTTCCTCAAGATGTCATGATGGACTTACCTAGAATCACAATGATCGGACAAATACATATTTATGTAGAGAACCACCGAGGGTTAATAACCTTTTCAGATAAAGAATTGCGATTGCTTTTAAAACAAGGGCAGCTGTTGATTAAAGGAAAAGGGTTTGTTATAAAGACAATTTTACCAGAAGAAATATTATTAGAAGGGAAAATAGATCAAGTTTTATACATAAATGAATGA
- a CDS encoding ABC transporter ATP-binding protein: protein MARNKFNVDEELETEFNWSHYKRIGAYIKPYKKALFITLLIILTANVAGMLGPFFTKIAIDEIIPDKNIPLLIGISILFVLSLFVIGICMRYRIQWITQIGQNILKDMRLDIFQHLQKLPFSYFDNRPHGKILIRVVNYINTLSDLLSNGLINLISDIISVIITLMFMFAIDAKLTLYSLALLPILGVLVWVIKNMQRKAYQVLSNKQSNMNAYIHESIAGIKITQSFAREEENFEIFDEVSNETRTSWLKAVSIQFLLWPGVQNISVLTTSLIYFVGIRQIGVDVSTGTLVAFIGYVNNFWNPVINMGNFYNALITASAYLERIFETLDVEPDIKDQPKAIPMPAIKGNVTFERVTFRYEEGKNILSDVSFHINAGQSIALVGPTGAGKSTIINLLSRFYDVNEGSVKIDGVDVRDVTLKSLRSQMGVMLQDTFVFSGTVLDNIRYGKLDATEEEVITAAKIVRAHDFIKDLKDGYHTVVEERGSTLSAGQRQLISFARALLANPKILILDEATSSIDTKTEELLQEGITELLKGRTSFIIAHRLSTIKNSSQIFYVDGGRVAEKGTHDKLMAQKGLYYHLYQSQYDLLKVM from the coding sequence TTGGCCCGTAATAAGTTTAATGTCGACGAAGAATTAGAGACCGAATTTAACTGGAGTCACTATAAACGAATTGGTGCTTATATTAAACCTTATAAGAAGGCATTGTTTATTACATTGCTAATCATCTTAACAGCCAACGTGGCAGGAATGCTCGGTCCGTTTTTTACAAAAATAGCAATTGATGAAATTATCCCAGATAAAAATATTCCATTATTAATCGGGATTAGTATTTTATTTGTTCTTTCTCTATTTGTAATTGGTATATGTATGCGGTATCGCATTCAATGGATTACGCAGATTGGTCAAAATATTCTAAAGGATATGCGTTTAGATATTTTTCAGCACTTACAGAAGCTGCCCTTTTCCTATTTTGATAATCGCCCTCATGGGAAAATATTAATCAGAGTCGTTAATTATATTAATACATTAAGTGATCTATTAAGTAATGGGCTGATAAACCTGATCTCTGATATCATCAGTGTCATTATAACGTTAATGTTTATGTTTGCCATTGACGCAAAACTAACACTATATAGTTTAGCACTGCTGCCGATTTTAGGAGTCTTAGTATGGGTAATCAAAAATATGCAGAGAAAAGCGTATCAAGTGTTAAGCAATAAACAGTCCAATATGAATGCCTATATTCATGAAAGTATTGCCGGCATAAAAATTACGCAATCCTTTGCAAGGGAAGAAGAGAATTTTGAAATTTTTGATGAAGTAAGCAATGAAACGCGAACATCCTGGCTTAAGGCAGTTTCAATCCAGTTTCTTCTATGGCCAGGTGTTCAAAATATCTCTGTTTTAACAACAAGCTTAATTTACTTCGTAGGAATACGGCAAATTGGGGTAGATGTTAGTACAGGTACACTTGTAGCGTTTATTGGCTATGTCAATAATTTCTGGAACCCAGTTATTAATATGGGGAACTTCTATAATGCGCTTATCACTGCTTCTGCTTATTTGGAACGTATTTTTGAAACTCTGGATGTTGAACCAGATATTAAGGATCAGCCAAAAGCAATCCCAATGCCAGCGATTAAAGGGAATGTCACCTTTGAACGAGTTACCTTCCGTTATGAAGAAGGGAAAAACATACTTAGTGATGTCAGTTTTCATATAAATGCAGGTCAGAGTATCGCATTAGTCGGCCCCACAGGTGCAGGTAAATCTACTATTATAAATTTGTTAAGTAGGTTTTATGATGTAAATGAAGGCAGTGTCAAAATTGATGGGGTTGATGTAAGAGATGTAACATTAAAATCTTTACGGTCGCAAATGGGTGTGATGCTTCAAGATACCTTTGTATTTTCTGGAACCGTTCTAGATAATATTCGCTATGGAAAGCTAGATGCAACAGAAGAAGAAGTGATTACCGCAGCTAAAATTGTTAGAGCACATGACTTTATAAAAGATTTAAAGGATGGATACCATACTGTGGTAGAAGAAAGAGGTAGTACTTTATCAGCGGGGCAAAGACAGTTAATATCTTTCGCAAGAGCTCTCTTAGCAAATCCCAAAATATTGATATTAGATGAAGCAACCAGCAGCATTGATACAAAGACGGAAGAACTTCTCCAGGAAGGAATTACTGAATTGTTAAAAGGAAGGACATCCTTCATTATTGCCCACCGTCTATCAACAATTAAAAATAGTAGTCAAATATTTTATGTGGATGGTGGGAGAGTTGCAGAAAAAGGCACCCATGATAAGTTAATGGCACAAAAAGGATTATATTATCATTTATATCAATCACAATATGATTTATTGAAGGTTATGTAA
- the rpsU gene encoding 30S ribosomal protein S21, producing the protein MSKTVVRKNESLEDALRRFKRSVSKTGTLQEARKREFYEKPSVKRKKKSEAARKRKF; encoded by the coding sequence ATGTCTAAAACCGTCGTTCGTAAAAACGAATCGCTTGAAGATGCTCTTCGTCGCTTCAAACGTTCAGTATCAAAAACTGGTACTTTGCAGGAAGCTAGAAAGCGCGAATTCTACGAGAAACCAAGTGTGAAACGTAAGAAAAAATCAGAAGCAGCAAGAAAACGTAAGTTCTAA
- the deoC gene encoding deoxyribose-phosphate aldolase, whose amino-acid sequence MNIAKMIDHTLLKADATKEQIVTLCEEAKQYKFASVCVNPTWVKAASELLNGTEVKVCTVIGFPLGASTSATKAFETEDAIKNGATEVDMVINIGALKDKNFDLVKEDIKAVVDAAKGKALSKVIIETSLLTNEEKEIACKLAVEAGADFVKTSTGFSTGGATVEDITLMRKTVGPDIGVKASGGVRSSEDTEKMIAAGATRIGASSGVAIVNGLTSNSDY is encoded by the coding sequence ATGAACATTGCAAAAATGATTGATCACACTTTATTAAAAGCTGATGCAACGAAAGAACAAATTGTGACTCTTTGTGAAGAAGCTAAGCAATACAAATTTGCTTCTGTCTGCGTAAATCCAACATGGGTTAAAGCTGCAAGTGAATTGCTTAATGGTACAGAAGTAAAGGTATGTACAGTGATCGGTTTCCCTTTAGGAGCATCTACTTCAGCAACAAAAGCATTTGAAACAGAAGATGCCATTAAAAATGGGGCAACAGAAGTAGATATGGTTATTAATATTGGCGCTTTAAAGGATAAAAATTTTGATTTAGTCAAAGAAGATATTAAAGCGGTTGTGGATGCGGCAAAAGGTAAAGCCTTATCGAAAGTGATTATTGAAACTAGTCTCCTAACAAATGAGGAAAAAGAAATTGCTTGTAAATTAGCAGTAGAAGCAGGAGCTGACTTTGTAAAAACATCAACAGGATTTTCAACAGGCGGAGCAACAGTTGAGGACATAACATTAATGAGAAAAACAGTTGGACCAGATATAGGTGTGAAAGCTTCTGGAGGTGTACGCAGCAGTGAAGACACGGAGAAAATGATTGCTGCTGGGGCTACTAGAATCGGAGCAAGCTCTGGAGTTGCAATTGTGAATGGTTTGACAAGCAATAGTGATTATTAA
- a CDS encoding ABC transporter ATP-binding protein: MNNYQWIWSYVKKNKKKVIVASLILLANSFFVVIIPILSGRLIDEVIENNQVQLLVPILLAMIGATLIRTVTRYIYQMLYEYVGQDAQFDIRQDMYKKLQELDFDFFNHNRVGDIMARMTGDMDAIRHFVSWVCYNIAECVIWFVVAIIVMMNIDWKLTLALLAVTPFIFIFTQKMSKAAHPVFLEIRESFSRLNSMVEENISGNRVVKAFSREEYEIEKFNHFNDDYRKRNLDSANVSKKYLPWLDGFAGVLAVITLLLGGLFVIQGNMSIGDLVAFNGFMWLLNMPMRMSGWLINDVQRFNASCVKIRNLLITEPQIMVEDKKKGKQIAGYVTFKDVSFAFSDDPETPILKNVSFTVRPGQTVGILGETGSGKSTLVNLIARFYDPTEGEVLIDQINAKEWPVRKLRDQISMVMQDIFLFSNTIEENISFGKPYLNMEQIQRVAAIADAHNFIVKMPEGYDTIVGERGVGLSGGQKQRISLARALAKDPSILILDDTTSAVDMETESKIQKELNQLTQDKTTFIIAHRISSVRDADFILVLDKGEVKEQGTHTELVAKKGMYYDVYRRQLGLVEQEKGGAAIGP, from the coding sequence TTGAATAATTACCAATGGATTTGGAGTTACGTAAAGAAGAATAAGAAAAAAGTAATTGTTGCATCCTTGATTTTATTAGCAAATTCTTTCTTTGTAGTGATTATTCCTATTTTAAGCGGAAGATTAATTGATGAAGTCATTGAGAATAATCAAGTCCAACTCTTAGTACCTATTTTACTAGCAATGATAGGAGCGACACTGATCAGAACTGTTACTCGTTACATCTATCAAATGTTATATGAATATGTTGGTCAAGACGCACAGTTTGATATTAGGCAAGATATGTATAAAAAGCTTCAAGAGCTTGATTTTGACTTTTTTAATCATAATAGAGTAGGTGATATTATGGCGAGAATGACTGGTGATATGGACGCTATACGCCATTTTGTTTCATGGGTCTGCTATAATATCGCTGAATGTGTTATCTGGTTTGTCGTTGCCATTATCGTAATGATGAACATCGACTGGAAATTAACGTTAGCATTACTTGCTGTTACACCGTTTATCTTTATTTTTACACAAAAAATGTCCAAAGCAGCTCATCCAGTGTTTCTAGAAATCCGTGAAAGTTTTTCCAGACTAAATTCCATGGTGGAAGAAAATATTAGCGGCAACCGAGTAGTTAAGGCATTTTCTCGGGAAGAGTATGAAATCGAAAAATTTAATCATTTTAATGATGACTATCGAAAACGTAATCTTGATTCTGCTAATGTTTCAAAAAAGTATTTGCCATGGCTGGACGGATTTGCCGGAGTATTAGCTGTCATTACTTTATTATTAGGTGGCTTATTTGTTATACAGGGGAATATGTCCATAGGTGACTTGGTTGCATTTAACGGATTTATGTGGCTTTTAAATATGCCAATGCGCATGAGTGGATGGTTGATAAATGATGTACAGCGATTTAATGCATCTTGTGTAAAAATTAGAAATTTATTAATAACGGAACCACAAATTATGGTAGAAGACAAAAAGAAAGGCAAGCAAATTGCTGGATATGTAACATTTAAAGATGTCTCTTTTGCGTTTTCCGACGACCCTGAAACCCCTATCTTAAAAAATGTTTCCTTTACCGTCCGACCGGGGCAAACTGTTGGGATTTTAGGGGAAACCGGATCTGGTAAATCAACGCTTGTTAATTTAATTGCAAGATTCTATGATCCAACAGAAGGAGAAGTATTAATTGATCAAATAAATGCAAAAGAATGGCCAGTGAGGAAGCTTCGTGATCAAATTTCGATGGTTATGCAAGACATTTTTTTATTTTCAAATACAATTGAAGAAAATATTTCCTTTGGAAAACCATATTTAAACATGGAGCAAATACAGCGTGTGGCTGCGATTGCCGATGCCCATAACTTTATCGTTAAAATGCCGGAAGGGTACGATACAATCGTAGGCGAGCGCGGGGTGGGATTATCTGGTGGTCAAAAGCAAAGAATCTCCTTAGCAAGAGCGTTAGCGAAGGATCCATCTATCTTGATATTAGATGATACAACATCTGCTGTAGATATGGAAACAGAAAGTAAAATCCAAAAGGAATTAAATCAATTGACACAAGATAAAACAACCTTCATTATTGCACACCGTATTTCATCTGTAAGGGATGCGGACTTTATTTTAGTTCTTGACAAAGGGGAAGTGAAAGAACAAGGGACACATACAGAGCTTGTGGCGAAAAAAGGGATGTATTACGATGTGTATAGAAGACAATTAGGATTAGTAGAGCAGGAAAAAGGAGGAGCAGCCATTGGCCCGTAA
- a CDS encoding NfeD family protein: MRRQKKIWMIPLLFIFFLSFIPSIIYANNEEKVYVVPIKDTVEKGLSQFIDRAITEAEENQASAIVFDMHTPGGDVSAAIEIGKRIAETDIKTVTFINQDAISAGSYIALNTDEIYMVEGGRIGSSGVIDGQGNAAEEKAQSYWISAMKGAAEKTGRDPLYAMAMADKSISIPGMKEAGKFLTLTSSEAKEINYSNGTVNSLDDVLNHLGLQNAKIEKVDESFAEKMARFVTNPIIIPILLSIGSLGLIIELYSPGFGLPGIAGISALLLFFYGHLVAGLAGYESLILFVIGILLIILEFFVVGGIAGAIGIVAVIASMFLASGDIAVIGISLAIAIGVSIIASILLVKVFGRKMKFFKKIILTDSTNTESGYVSNQNRNDLVEKTGVTLTALRPAGVILIEDERIDVVSDGSFIDKGKKVKVVKAEGSRIVVREILTIDIQKEDE; this comes from the coding sequence TTGAGAAGACAAAAGAAAATATGGATGATTCCTCTTCTTTTTATTTTTTTTCTATCCTTCATTCCTAGTATCATTTACGCTAATAATGAAGAAAAAGTATATGTAGTGCCAATAAAGGATACGGTTGAAAAAGGGTTAAGTCAGTTTATAGATCGGGCAATTACCGAAGCAGAAGAAAATCAGGCTAGTGCGATAGTCTTTGATATGCATACACCTGGCGGAGATGTGTCGGCTGCTATTGAAATAGGAAAGAGAATTGCAGAAACCGACATAAAAACGGTTACTTTTATTAACCAAGATGCCATTTCCGCTGGTTCCTATATTGCATTAAATACCGATGAGATCTACATGGTGGAGGGAGGAAGAATAGGATCCTCTGGCGTGATAGACGGACAAGGGAATGCAGCAGAGGAAAAAGCTCAATCTTACTGGATCTCTGCCATGAAAGGGGCAGCAGAAAAAACAGGGAGAGATCCACTTTATGCAATGGCGATGGCAGATAAATCTATTTCTATTCCAGGTATGAAGGAAGCTGGCAAGTTTTTAACTTTAACTTCATCTGAAGCAAAAGAGATAAATTATTCCAATGGTACAGTAAATAGTTTAGATGATGTGCTAAATCATTTAGGGTTACAGAATGCAAAGATAGAAAAAGTTGATGAAAGCTTTGCAGAGAAAATGGCAAGGTTTGTAACAAATCCTATTATCATTCCTATTTTATTATCAATTGGGAGTCTCGGGTTAATCATCGAATTATATTCACCTGGATTTGGACTGCCGGGAATAGCGGGAATATCTGCTTTATTGCTCTTTTTCTATGGTCATTTAGTTGCAGGACTTGCAGGATACGAAAGTCTCATTCTCTTTGTGATTGGAATCCTTTTAATTATACTGGAATTCTTTGTCGTCGGTGGAATAGCTGGAGCAATAGGGATTGTTGCTGTCATTGCAAGCATGTTTCTTGCAAGTGGAGATATTGCGGTCATAGGGATAAGCCTTGCAATCGCAATAGGAGTTTCGATTATAGCATCTATCTTATTAGTAAAGGTGTTTGGTAGAAAAATGAAATTCTTTAAAAAAATCATATTAACAGACTCAACCAATACAGAAAGTGGGTATGTTTCTAATCAGAACCGCAATGATTTGGTGGAGAAAACAGGCGTTACCTTAACTGCCTTACGTCCTGCCGGAGTCATACTTATTGAGGATGAAAGAATCGATGTCGTGAGTGATGGTAGTTTTATTGATAAAGGTAAGAAAGTAAAAGTAGTAAAAGCAGAAGGTTCAAGAATTGTTGTAAGGGAAATACTAACGATAGATATACAAAAGGAGGATGAGTAA
- a CDS encoding AraC family transcriptional regulator yields the protein MLYYQSNYFGQNGDFDRISAFNPTNLPHFHRSLELVMVDKGTLELTIQDKSYTLHEGENALILSNQIHSLQSNQKNHAWIYVFSPELVNQFYQLSKNKDLIHPIFQLQAATREMIKEIFSNNNSSMFAKKGVLYLICAELLNQTSFKEETRRDDYLLHDLLNYIQNHFTEELSLKDLSQKFGYDYSYLSRFFTKILHIPFVDFVNGHRVTLASQLLKTTDSKITEIADMVGYRNIRSFNRNFEKIMNTTPTNYRKIYMESY from the coding sequence ATGTTATACTATCAATCAAATTATTTTGGACAAAATGGAGATTTTGATCGTATATCAGCATTCAATCCTACCAACCTGCCTCATTTTCACCGCAGCTTGGAGCTGGTGATGGTTGATAAAGGCACACTGGAGCTTACCATACAAGATAAATCTTATACTCTCCACGAAGGAGAAAACGCTCTCATTCTTTCGAATCAAATACATAGTTTACAAAGCAATCAGAAAAACCACGCCTGGATTTATGTTTTTTCTCCAGAATTGGTTAATCAATTTTATCAGCTTAGTAAAAACAAAGATTTAATTCATCCAATATTTCAGTTACAGGCTGCCACAAGAGAGATGATAAAGGAGATATTCTCCAACAATAATAGTTCGATGTTTGCCAAAAAAGGGGTTCTGTACTTAATTTGTGCGGAATTGCTAAATCAAACATCTTTCAAAGAGGAAACAAGGAGAGATGATTATTTATTACATGATTTACTGAACTATATCCAAAATCATTTTACCGAGGAGCTTTCCTTAAAGGATTTATCACAAAAATTTGGATACGATTATTCCTACCTATCAAGATTTTTCACGAAAATACTGCATATACCATTTGTTGATTTTGTGAATGGGCATCGTGTAACCTTGGCCTCTCAATTATTAAAAACAACGGATAGTAAAATTACCGAAATTGCCGATATGGTTGGCTATCGAAACATTCGCAGCTTTAATCGAAACTTCGAAAAAATCATGAACACTACCCCAACTAATTATCGAAAAATTTATATGGAAAGTTATTAA
- a CDS encoding IS3 family transposase (programmed frameshift) — protein MSKFTAEMKLQAVTRYLSGKESYREIGKSIGIDHKSIVKWVRQYNYNGAEALMKRCTSYTQMFKLEVLQYMTENGTSLCETAAIFNIPAHSTLAVWKRKFETQGIEALQSQEQGRLSMKKDSNKQSSTDRSFEALEDRIKQLEMENEYFKKVECLSSKQGKITKQDKAQVVYELRHKYSVKSLVKLAGIPRSTYYDLVKRMNRPDPDTDIKREIQAIYEEHQGRYGYRRIRDELVNRGKKVNHKKVQRIMKELGLKCLVRMKKYKSYKGTVGKIAPNHLDRQFSADAPNEKWVTDITEFKLFGEKLYLSPVLDLFNGEIITYTIGSRPTYSLVSDMLEKALESLPKRHQLLMHSDQGWHYQMKQYRNLLQAKGIKQSMSRKGNCYDNSVMENFFGILKSELLYFKEFESVNHFKLELEKYIEYYNRKRLKGKFKMSPVQYRTHFQQVA, from the exons TTGTCCAAATTTACTGCGGAAATGAAGCTACAAGCCGTAACTCGCTATTTAAGCGGAAAAGAAAGTTACAGAGAAATTGGAAAATCAATTGGAATAGATCACAAATCGATTGTTAAATGGGTAAGACAATACAACTACAATGGTGCAGAGGCATTGATGAAACGTTGTACAAGTTATACACAAATGTTTAAACTAGAAGTACTACAATATATGACTGAAAATGGTACTTCTCTATGTGAAACGGCAGCTATTTTTAATATCCCAGCGCATTCCACTCTAGCTGTTTGGAAAAGAAAGTTTGAAACACAAGGGATAGAGGCCCTTCAGTCACAGGAACAGGGGCGTCTATCCATGAAAAAAGATTCAAATAAACAAAGTTCTACTGACCGTTCTTTTGAAGCACTAGAAGATCGAATAAAACAACTGGAAATGGAAAATGAGTATT TTAAAAAAGTTGAATGCCTTAGTTCAAAACAAGGAAAAATCACCAAACAAGACAAAGCACAAGTAGTCTATGAGTTAAGGCATAAGTATTCGGTGAAGTCACTCGTAAAACTCGCTGGCATTCCACGCAGCACCTATTATGATTTAGTAAAACGAATGAATCGACCTGATCCAGACACCGATATAAAAAGAGAAATCCAAGCCATTTATGAAGAACATCAAGGTCGTTACGGATACCGACGTATTCGGGATGAGCTAGTGAATCGTGGAAAAAAAGTAAATCATAAAAAGGTTCAACGAATCATGAAAGAGCTGGGTTTAAAATGTCTAGTGAGGATGAAAAAATATAAATCTTATAAAGGCACAGTCGGTAAAATTGCGCCAAATCATTTAGACCGTCAATTTAGTGCGGACGCACCAAATGAAAAATGGGTAACAGATATTACAGAATTCAAGTTATTTGGGGAAAAGCTGTATCTATCGCCTGTATTAGATTTATTTAATGGGGAAATTATTACGTATACCATCGGTTCTCGACCAACGTATTCATTAGTTTCGGACATGTTAGAAAAAGCATTAGAATCCTTACCAAAAAGGCATCAATTACTCATGCATTCCGACCAAGGTTGGCATTATCAAATGAAACAATATCGCAACTTGCTTCAAGCAAAAGGGATTAAACAGAGTATGTCACGTAAAGGGAACTGTTACGATAACTCTGTAATGGAAAACTTCTTTGGGATACTGAAGTCAGAACTCCTTTATTTTAAGGAATTTGAAAGTGTGAACCACTTTAAACTAGAATTAGAAAAATATATAGAATACTATAATAGAAAACGGTTAAAGGGAAAATTCAAAATGAGTCCGGTACAATACCGAACTCATTTTCAACAAGTTGCCTAA
- a CDS encoding GatB/YqeY domain-containing protein: MSLLERLNNDMKQAMKNKEKDKLVVIRMIKAAIQNESIKLGRDLSEEDELSVLSREVKQRKDSLHEFEKAGREDLVDKIRAELKHVEIYMPEQLSEEELAEIVKQAIVDTGASSKKEMGKVMAALMPKVKGKADGSLVNKLVQQHLS, from the coding sequence TTGAGTCTTCTCGAACGCTTAAATAATGATATGAAGCAAGCGATGAAAAACAAAGAAAAAGATAAACTAGTTGTAATTCGAATGATTAAGGCTGCCATTCAGAATGAAAGTATTAAGCTTGGTAGAGATCTTTCTGAAGAAGACGAGTTATCTGTCCTTTCTCGCGAAGTAAAACAACGCAAAGACTCCCTCCATGAGTTTGAGAAAGCAGGTCGTGAAGATCTTGTTGACAAAATACGTGCGGAGTTAAAACATGTTGAAATATATATGCCAGAACAACTTTCAGAAGAGGAGTTAGCAGAGATTGTGAAACAAGCAATCGTTGATACTGGAGCTTCTTCAAAGAAAGAAATGGGAAAAGTGATGGCTGCTTTAATGCCTAAAGTTAAAGGAAAAGCAGACGGTTCACTAGTAAATAAACTTGTACAACAACACCTTTCATAA